The following are encoded together in the Synchiropus splendidus isolate RoL2022-P1 chromosome 7, RoL_Sspl_1.0, whole genome shotgun sequence genome:
- the tmem167a gene encoding protein kish-A, with translation MSAIFNFQSLLTVILLLICTCAYIRALAPSLLDKNKTGILGIFWKCARIGERKSPWVACCCIIMAFSTLFLQ, from the exons ATG TCGGCCATTTTTAACTTCCAGTCACTGCTCACAGTGATTCTGCTGTTGATTTGTACGTGCGCCTACATTAGAGCTCTGGCGCCCAGCCTCCTGGACAAGAACAAAACTGG GATTCTAGGAATTTTCTGGAAATGTGCCAGGATAG GAGAGCGGAAAAGTCCCTGGGTGGCCTGCTGCTGTATCATTATGGCGTTTAGCACACTTTTTCTACAGTAG